In the Acidovorax sp. A79 genome, one interval contains:
- the hutU gene encoding urocanate hydratase: MNANDAIIAAASNTDPRHDASRVIRAPRGSQLTCKSWLTEAAYRMIQNNLDAEVAERPQDLVVYGGIGRAARNWECYDQILASLKDLNDDETLLIQSGKPVGVFKTHANAPRVLLANSNLVPKWANWEHFSELDQKGLFMYGQMTAGSWIYIGTQGIVQGTYETFAEAGRKHYGGSLEGKWILTAGLGGMGGAQPLAATFAGAVSLNIECQQSSIDFRLRTRYVDKQARDIDHAIELIQQHTAAREAISIALLGNAADVLPELVKRAQAGGLKPDLVTDQTSAHDLVNGYLPAGWTVAQWRAAQQDVTQHEVLKKAAAKSCAVHVQAMLDFQHMGIPVVDYGNNIRQVAFDEGVKDAFDFPGFVPAYIRPLFCEGKGPFRWVALSGDPEDIRKTDAKIKELFPENKHVHRWLDMAGERIAFQGLPARICWLGLGERHIAGLAFNEMVKSGELKAPIVIGRDHLDTGSVASPNRETEGMKDGTDAVSDWPLLNALLNTSGGATWVSLHHGGGVGMGYSQHSGMVIVADGTDAAAERLARVLVNDCGSGVMRHADAGYELAVETAKKQGLNLPMVK; the protein is encoded by the coding sequence ATGAACGCCAACGACGCCATCATTGCAGCCGCTTCCAACACCGATCCCCGCCACGACGCCAGCCGCGTGATCCGTGCGCCGCGCGGCAGCCAGCTCACCTGCAAGAGCTGGCTCACCGAAGCCGCCTACCGCATGATTCAGAACAACCTGGACGCCGAAGTCGCCGAGCGCCCGCAGGACCTGGTGGTGTACGGCGGCATCGGCCGCGCCGCGCGCAACTGGGAGTGCTATGACCAGATCCTCGCCTCGCTCAAGGACCTGAACGACGACGAAACCCTGCTCATCCAGTCCGGCAAGCCGGTGGGCGTGTTCAAGACCCATGCCAACGCACCCCGCGTGCTGCTGGCCAACTCCAACCTGGTCCCCAAGTGGGCCAACTGGGAGCACTTCAGCGAGCTGGACCAGAAGGGCCTGTTCATGTACGGCCAGATGACCGCTGGCAGCTGGATCTACATCGGCACGCAAGGCATCGTGCAGGGCACGTACGAGACCTTTGCCGAAGCCGGCCGCAAGCACTATGGCGGCTCGCTCGAGGGCAAGTGGATCCTGACCGCGGGCCTGGGCGGCATGGGCGGCGCGCAGCCGCTGGCCGCCACCTTCGCGGGCGCGGTGTCGCTCAACATCGAATGCCAGCAAAGCAGCATCGACTTTCGCCTGCGCACGCGCTATGTGGACAAGCAGGCGCGCGACATCGACCATGCGATCGAACTTATTCAGCAGCACACGGCGGCCAGGGAGGCCATCTCCATCGCTCTGCTGGGCAATGCGGCCGACGTGCTGCCTGAACTGGTGAAGCGCGCCCAGGCGGGTGGGTTGAAGCCCGACCTCGTCACCGACCAGACCTCCGCCCACGACCTCGTCAACGGCTACCTGCCCGCAGGTTGGACGGTGGCCCAGTGGCGCGCCGCGCAGCAGGATGTGACGCAGCACGAGGTGCTGAAGAAGGCCGCTGCCAAGTCCTGCGCCGTGCATGTGCAGGCCATGCTCGACTTCCAGCACATGGGCATCCCGGTGGTGGACTACGGCAACAACATTCGCCAGGTGGCGTTTGACGAAGGCGTGAAGGACGCCTTCGACTTTCCCGGCTTTGTGCCCGCCTATATCCGCCCCCTGTTCTGCGAAGGCAAGGGCCCGTTCCGCTGGGTGGCGCTGTCGGGTGACCCGGAAGACATCCGCAAGACCGACGCCAAGATCAAGGAGCTGTTCCCGGAGAACAAGCACGTGCACCGCTGGCTCGACATGGCGGGCGAGCGCATCGCCTTCCAGGGCCTGCCCGCGCGCATCTGCTGGCTGGGCCTGGGCGAGCGCCACATCGCGGGCCTGGCCTTCAACGAGATGGTGAAGAGTGGTGAGCTGAAGGCGCCCATCGTGATCGGCCGCGACCACCTCGATACCGGCAGCGTGGCCAGTCCCAACCGCGAGACCGAAGGCATGAAGGATGGCACCGACGCCGTGAGCGACTGGCCGCTGCTTAACGCCTTGCTCAATACCTCGGGCGGCGCCACCTGGGTCAGCCTGCACCACGGCGGCGGCGTGGGCATGGGCTACTCGCAGCACTCGGGCATGGTCATCGTGGCCGATGGCACCGATGCGGCGGCCGAGCGCCTGGCGCGCGTGCTGGTCAATGACTGCGGCAGCGGCGTGATGCGCCATGCCGACGCAGGCTACGAACTGGCCGTGGAAACGGCGAAGAAGCAGGGCCTGAACCTGCCCATGGTGAAGTGA